In Arthrobacter sp. QXT-31, one genomic interval encodes:
- a CDS encoding DUF3093 domain-containing protein, translating into MLESSGVAPTPTSPPGDAIVLYTEKVWPNFWIWLVSAGLSSAGILILAPISITAGITGAIVLFAIISVVLVRTTPTIQVTGSTLRVGRATIERSFVGTTTAFRRAEATAERGTRLNGLAFLCIRGWVDPVVRIQITDPSDRTPYWLASTRHPDQLIIALSAQRRH; encoded by the coding sequence ATGCTTGAATCCAGCGGAGTTGCGCCTACCCCAACGAGTCCCCCCGGTGACGCCATCGTTCTTTACACCGAAAAGGTTTGGCCGAACTTCTGGATCTGGCTAGTCTCCGCGGGCTTATCGAGCGCCGGAATCCTGATTCTTGCGCCCATCAGCATCACGGCCGGGATCACCGGAGCCATTGTGCTGTTCGCCATCATTTCAGTAGTGCTGGTCCGCACTACCCCGACAATCCAGGTGACCGGTTCAACGCTGCGTGTGGGCCGGGCCACTATCGAACGTAGCTTCGTCGGCACCACGACGGCGTTCCGCCGCGCCGAAGCGACGGCCGAACGCGGCACCCGACTCAATGGCCTGGCGTTTCTGTGCATCCGTGGCTGGGTGGATCCGGTGGTCCGGATCCAGATAACCGATCCCTCCGACCGGACCCCGTACTGGCTGGCGTCCACCCGGCACCCGGACCAACTGATCATTGCCCTGTCAGCCCAGCGGCGGCACTAG
- a CDS encoding M23 family metallopeptidase, whose protein sequence is MATQYPKGRRRATGPASAPSARGAFTAGRPRDPQREARRRRGPFRQITDFAAASGMGQKAGIAFAATGLVLAMTVPATGPVITSQQTGQAASALSAAAQPEISATAGARIEFSRSQVATKADPDGKLKQLLSAQSAGAITSAASAGTLGAPLATMTTVSPFGYRVSPITGGSGDFHRGQDLVAQCSTSVLAAAAGTVTFAGWHPYGGGNRVVVDHGNGLKTTYNHLSSFNVSQGQKVSRGDVVAFSGTTGASTGCHLHFEVEVNGEVVDPNGWL, encoded by the coding sequence TTGGCCACGCAATACCCCAAGGGCCGCCGGCGCGCGACAGGCCCCGCTTCGGCGCCCAGTGCGCGCGGGGCGTTTACCGCCGGCAGGCCCCGGGATCCGCAGCGCGAAGCACGCCGTCGCCGGGGACCCTTCCGCCAGATTACTGATTTCGCCGCAGCCAGCGGCATGGGCCAGAAGGCCGGCATCGCTTTCGCAGCCACGGGCCTGGTACTGGCCATGACCGTTCCGGCGACCGGCCCGGTGATAACCTCGCAGCAAACCGGCCAGGCCGCGTCCGCGCTTTCCGCCGCCGCACAGCCTGAGATTTCCGCGACGGCGGGAGCCCGGATCGAGTTCAGCCGCTCCCAGGTGGCCACCAAGGCAGACCCAGACGGCAAGCTGAAACAGCTACTCAGCGCCCAGTCGGCCGGTGCCATCACCAGCGCAGCCTCCGCTGGAACTCTTGGCGCCCCGCTCGCTACGATGACCACGGTTTCGCCCTTCGGGTACCGGGTCAGTCCCATCACGGGCGGTTCAGGGGACTTCCATCGGGGACAGGACCTCGTGGCGCAGTGCAGCACTTCCGTCCTGGCCGCTGCCGCAGGCACCGTCACCTTCGCAGGTTGGCACCCGTACGGCGGAGGGAACCGCGTGGTCGTGGATCACGGCAATGGCCTGAAAACCACCTACAATCACCTGTCTTCCTTCAACGTGAGCCAGGGGCAGAAAGTGTCCCGGGGGGACGTTGTGGCCTTCAGCGGAACCACGGGCGCCTCCACCGGCTGCCACCTCCACTTCGAGGTTGAAGTAAACGGTGA
- a CDS encoding DinB family protein codes for MGANRAAILAEYDRARADLDAWLTSATAEDLRCKSNGTKWTNEELLFHMVFGYMVVRALLPLVHIISRLPPPAGKAFAALLNAGTRPFDVINYWGSRSAALVYNKRRMARKLEKTISAITRRLERESTRSLSRALPFPDRWDPFFKPSMTLTDVYAYPTKHFDFHARQLSLSPPNR; via the coding sequence GTGGGGGCAAACAGAGCAGCCATCCTGGCCGAATACGATCGAGCACGAGCGGACCTCGATGCCTGGTTGACCAGCGCAACCGCGGAGGACCTTCGCTGCAAGAGCAACGGCACGAAGTGGACCAACGAAGAACTGCTCTTTCACATGGTTTTCGGTTACATGGTGGTCCGCGCACTGCTTCCGCTGGTCCACATCATTAGCCGACTCCCACCACCGGCCGGCAAGGCCTTCGCAGCGCTCCTGAACGCGGGCACCCGCCCGTTCGATGTCATCAATTACTGGGGCTCCCGCAGCGCGGCCCTCGTCTACAACAAGCGACGGATGGCCCGGAAACTTGAAAAGACCATCAGCGCCATCACCCGCAGACTCGAACGCGAGAGTACGAGATCGCTGTCACGAGCTCTGCCCTTCCCAGACCGGTGGGATCCGTTCTTCAAACCCTCGATGACACTCACAGACGTCTACGCGTACCCCACTAAGCATTTCGACTTCCACGCGCGGCAGTTAAGTCTCAGCCCACCAAACAGATAG
- a CDS encoding recombinase family protein, with protein sequence MRIGYGRVSTRDQHPEAQHDALTAAGCEQVFLDTASGKLARRPELDKALLSANRSGDQLVVTKLDRLGRSLEHLIDLSKTLQERGVDLVVLDQGIDTSTALGRMFFQILGSIAEFEHALMSERTRDGLAAARARGRPGGQKPKLGPRQVKLARDMYEEKGPDGKRAHTVEHIAREFGVTRPTIYRHLAKP encoded by the coding sequence ATGCGAATCGGATACGGTCGGGTCTCCACCCGCGACCAGCACCCCGAAGCCCAACACGACGCCCTGACCGCGGCCGGCTGCGAACAGGTGTTCCTCGACACGGCCTCGGGGAAACTCGCCCGCAGGCCCGAACTCGACAAGGCCCTGCTCTCGGCCAACCGTTCCGGGGACCAGCTTGTCGTCACCAAGCTCGACCGGCTCGGCCGGTCGCTGGAACACCTCATCGACCTGTCCAAGACGCTGCAGGAACGCGGCGTGGACCTGGTCGTCCTGGACCAGGGCATCGACACCTCCACCGCCCTCGGACGGATGTTCTTCCAGATCCTCGGCTCGATCGCCGAGTTCGAACACGCCCTGATGTCCGAACGGACCCGTGACGGGCTGGCCGCGGCCCGAGCACGCGGGCGGCCCGGCGGGCAGAAACCAAAACTCGGTCCCCGCCAGGTCAAGCTGGCCCGCGACATGTATGAAGAAAAGGGCCCCGACGGGAAACGGGCCCACACCGTCGAGCACATCGCCCGGGAATTCGGCGTCACCCGGCCCACCATCTACCGGCACCTGGCGAAACCATGA
- a CDS encoding arsenic resistance protein has protein sequence MGSVNTRNLLARMERHQIGLYLLAIVAGIAIGFLAPGSVGALKHSIYPVLGLLLYATFLGIPFASTGAAVRDLRFLMTVLALNFVVVPAVVFGLTRFVAGDLALVVGVMLVLLTPCIDYVIVFTGLAGGASDRLLAAAPVLMLVQMLLLPVFLWVFTGPDVASAIDPAPFVEALIVLIIAPLAAAAVTQALARRVSLGRAVMAVMQALMVPLMMVTLAVVVGSQITGIATELGSLLVVVPIYAAFLVVMVPLGVLAAKGARLDPASTRAVVFSGATRNSLVVLPLALALPGPLALAALVVVTQTLVELIGMVLYVRFLPLVVPKEPTRQRA, from the coding sequence ATGGGTTCGGTGAATACCCGGAACCTCCTCGCGCGGATGGAGCGTCATCAGATCGGCCTGTACCTTTTGGCCATCGTCGCAGGCATTGCCATCGGCTTTCTTGCCCCCGGATCGGTGGGGGCGCTGAAGCATTCGATTTACCCCGTCCTCGGCCTGTTGCTCTACGCGACTTTTCTCGGGATTCCCTTTGCGTCCACGGGTGCGGCAGTCAGGGATCTGCGGTTTTTGATGACAGTTCTGGCCCTGAACTTCGTCGTCGTTCCCGCTGTGGTGTTTGGCCTGACTCGGTTTGTCGCCGGAGATCTGGCGCTGGTGGTCGGGGTCATGCTCGTACTCCTGACGCCGTGCATCGATTACGTTATTGTCTTCACGGGTTTGGCCGGAGGTGCCAGTGACCGGCTTCTGGCCGCTGCTCCGGTACTGATGCTCGTTCAGATGCTCCTGCTACCGGTGTTTCTGTGGGTCTTCACCGGCCCCGACGTGGCTTCGGCCATTGACCCAGCACCGTTTGTCGAGGCCCTGATCGTTCTGATCATCGCGCCTTTGGCCGCAGCGGCGGTGACTCAGGCGCTTGCCCGCCGGGTAAGCCTGGGTCGGGCGGTCATGGCGGTCATGCAGGCTTTGATGGTTCCCCTCATGATGGTCACACTGGCCGTGGTTGTCGGCTCGCAGATCACCGGAATCGCCACGGAACTCGGCTCGCTGCTTGTGGTGGTTCCGATCTATGCGGCGTTCCTGGTTGTGATGGTTCCGCTGGGAGTGTTGGCGGCCAAGGGCGCCCGTCTCGATCCTGCGTCCACCCGCGCCGTCGTCTTCAGTGGCGCGACCCGAAATTCGCTGGTTGTGCTGCCCCTGGCGCTGGCGCTTCCCGGGCCGCTGGCCTTGGCCGCGCTGGTCGTCGTCACCCAAACTCTTGTCGAACTAATCGGCATGGTCCTCTACGTCCGGTTCCTTCCCCTGGTTGTGCCCAAGGAACCCACCCGGCAGCGCGCCTAA